A window of the Procambarus clarkii isolate CNS0578487 chromosome 19, FALCON_Pclarkii_2.0, whole genome shotgun sequence genome harbors these coding sequences:
- the LOC123757480 gene encoding zinc finger protein 525, which translates to MDQSNMIVVVGELESDSETILEASESGTLIFKNVSSQTDLAYTSKAAFPIIFCTILSSVNEASTQTDIPAKSSVGVSADVKDLIHPLSLNNVTKIKTEKPPKVIETEKDVLLEQTIEDVILGLSANEESRCSDQPNNSVHSDGYDNETLLSPYPRDDVKNPEDSEFSSDNDVAFWQKMKLKSKKRKRGKLRSGNSEKRKYLKYPAGFSNYSIKIPFEDSFSVLGKISPTLPQPEHAEESRQMEKENMTIKIEAEVNNDDWITDDEMDVEEEVDIDLAFKLEWKMKRHPYNSKEKNFVCEVCGKLYSKHHYLREHIVRDHSDHEQAKKYPFCCRHCKRLYSGERQLMYHQQQHSGPCEICGLMLKCSGLFWIHRRNHDSQCETCFKVFQTKSSLDMHMKLKHTEKTIPCPMCPRLFSFKFLMNKHVAKAHSSGTSLQHKCDECDFYARTEGALRIHQRRIHNKIPKMHTCDECNSSFSTKLTFDKHMALHANECGFECQNDMYSHKTAVHSGLSNGTITVEHQALTNQLHHKILMSYPCEMCNIMFPARKKLSRHLLKVHGIDSDAVRESREVEESIQLAEMDEAATAVMQINVNNEDFQPEVSRIDLREEHPIFTLTGGNYQGTRSALLMPANVVPPDVSIVDIDGVQYHVIRGNQ; encoded by the exons ATGGACCAGAGTAACATGATAGTAGTGGTAGGAGAGCTGGAGTCAGACTCGGAGACAATATTGGAGGCATCTGAATCTGGGACACTTATATTTAAAAATGTGTCATCTCAGACTGACCTTGCATACACAAGCAAGGCTGCTTTCCCTATAATATTTTGTACTATTTTGTCCTCAGTTAATGAAGCTTCTACTCAAACTGACATCCCTGCCAAATCTAGTGTTGGTGTATCTGCTGATGTTAAGGACTTAATTCACCCTTTATCTTTGAATAATGTCACTAAAATTAAGACAGAAAAACCACCAAAGGTAATAGAGACAGAAAAAGACGTTCTTCTTGAGCAGACTATTGAAGATGTTATTCTTGGCCTTTCCGCAAATGAAGAGAGTCGGTGCAGTGATCAGCCAAACAACTCAGTGCATAGTGATGGATACGACAATGAAACTCTTCTTTCCCCTTACCCAAGAGATG ATGTGAAGAATCCTGAAGATAGTGAATTTAGTTCTGACAATGATGTTGCTTTCTGGCAGAAGATGAAGCTCAAGTCCAAGAAAAGAAAGAGAGGCAAATTAAGGAGTGGCAATTCAGAAAAAAGAAAGTATTTAAAATACCCAGCTGGCTTTAGTAATTACAGTATTAAAATACCATTTGAAGACAGCTTTTCTGTTCTGGGTAAAATTTCACCGACTCTGCCACAACCAGAGCATGCAGAAGAAAGTAGACAGATGGAGAAAGAAAATATGACTATAAAAATAGAAGCAGAGGTTAATAATGATGACTGGATTACGGATGATGAAATGGATGTTGAGGAAGAAGTGGATATTGATTTAGCTTTTAAACTTGAATGGAAAATGAAACGCCACCCTTATAATAGCAAGGAGAAAAATTTTGTGTGTGAAGTTTGTGGTAAGTTGTATTCAAAGCATCATTACTTAAGAGAACATATTGTGAGGGATCATAGTGACCATGAACAAGCCAAGAAATACCCTTTCTGCTGTCGACACTGTAAGAGATTATACAGTGGCGAGAGGCAGTTaatgtaccaccagcagcagcatagTGGCCCATGTGAGATCTGTGGTTTAATGCTCAAATGTAGTGGTCTTTTTTGGATCCACAGAAGAAATCACGATTCACAGTGTGAAACTTGTTTCAAAGTATTTCAAACCAAAAGTTCTCTTGATATGCATATGAAACTTAAACACACTGAAAAAACAATTCCATGTCCAATGTGCCCAAGATTGTTTTCATTCAAGTTTCTTATGAATAAGCATGTTGCCAAGGCACACAGTTCTGGAACATCTTTGCAGCATAAGTGTGATGAGTGTGACTTTTATGCCAGGACTGAGGGTGCTCTCAGAATTCATCAAAGAAGGATACATAATAAAATACCAAAAATGCATACATGTGATGAATGCAACTCTTCATTTAGCACCAAACTTACATTTGATAAACACATGGCTCTTCATGCTAATGAATGTGGTTTTGAATGTCAAAATGATATGTACTCCCATAAGACAGCTGTACACAGTGGGTTGTCAAACGGCACCATAACAGTAGAGCATCAAGCGTTGACGAATCAGTTGCATCACAAAATTCTTATGTCTTATCCATGTGAAATGTGCAATATAATGTTTCCTGCTCGCAAGAAGCTCAGCCGTCATCTTTTGAAAGTTCATGGCATAGATAGCGATGCAGTCAGAGAATCAAGAGAAGTAGAGGAGTCTATTCAGTTGGCAGAAATGGATGAAGCTGCAACTGCTGTAATGCAGATCAATGTTAACAATGAAGATTTCCAGCCTGAGGTATCAAGGATAGATCTCAGAGAGGAGCATCCTATTTTCACTCTTACTGGCGGTAATTACCAGGGAACCAGATCAGCCTTGTTAATGCCGGCTAATGTTGTACCTCCAGATGTCAGTATAGTGGATATTGATGGTGTGCAGTATCATGTCATCAGAGGCAACCAGTAG